A single region of the Phycisphaerae bacterium RAS1 genome encodes:
- the hsdR_4 gene encoding Type I restriction enzyme-like protein: MPATDISEKGLESLIVESLVTEAAYEQGRPEDFDRDHAVDAAKLMAFLSRTQAKTVEMLGIGENGPKREQFLHRLQGEIARRGVVDLLRSGMKHGPATVDLFYGTPSPGNAKAVELYAANIFSVTRQLRYSKDETQLALDLCVFINGLPIATFELKNKLTKQTVADAVEQYMRDRDPKELLFQFGRCAVHFAVDDHQVRMCTHLKGNDSWFLPFNRGWNDGAGNPPNPHGLATDYLWKEILTKPRLTDILENYAQVVERTDDRGRKKQTQVFPRYHQLDVVRRLLADAGAAGIGKRYLIQHSAGSGKSNSIAWLAHQLVGLERGSTPIFDSVIVVTDRRVLDKQIKDTIKQFAQVSATVGHAEHSGDLRKFLTAGKKIIISTVQKFPFILEEIGSEHRGRTFAIIIDEAHSSQGGRTAAQMNIALSAEGEEGEEETVEDQINRIMEARKMLTNASYFAFTATPKNKTLEIFGEPYPEGEKTKHRPFHSYTMKQAIQEGFILDVLKSYTPVGSYYRLLKTVPDDPEFDTTRAKKKLRHYVESHEHAIREKAEIMVDHFHDHVLARRKVGGQVRAMIVTSGIERAIQYYHAVRDYLRERRSPHQAIVAFSGEHEYGGKKVTEASLNGFPSSQIEKKFPDDPYRFLIVADKFQTGYDEPLLHTMYVDKLLSGIKAVQTLSRLNRAHPKKHDTFVLDFMNDVDTIQAAFADYYRTTVLSEETDPNKLHDLKAALDGYQVYAWEQVEEFVALYVPGAPRDRLDPILDTCVSRYVGDLDEDGQVDFKGKAKAFVRTYAFIGMILPYTVREWEKLSIFLNFLIPKLPAPKEEDLSRGILEAIDMDSYRVEVKASLTVALPDANAEIGPVPTTGGGRKPEPELDLLSNILKSFNDQFGNIDWKDADKIRRVISEEIPGKVKADKAYQNAKKQSDKQNARIEHDRALKRVMNELLADHTELFKQFSDNPSFRKWLADTIFNLTFEEDAA, translated from the coding sequence ATGCCGGCGACTGATATCAGCGAAAAAGGGCTGGAGAGCCTGATCGTCGAGTCGCTTGTAACCGAAGCGGCCTACGAGCAAGGTCGGCCGGAAGATTTCGACCGGGATCACGCCGTCGACGCGGCTAAGCTGATGGCGTTTCTGTCGCGGACGCAGGCAAAGACGGTCGAGATGCTCGGGATCGGCGAGAACGGGCCGAAGCGCGAGCAGTTCCTGCACCGGCTTCAAGGCGAGATTGCGCGCCGTGGCGTCGTTGATCTGCTGCGCAGCGGGATGAAGCACGGCCCGGCGACCGTCGACCTTTTTTACGGCACGCCCTCGCCGGGGAATGCCAAAGCGGTTGAGCTGTACGCCGCGAACATCTTCAGCGTCACGCGGCAGCTCCGCTACAGCAAGGACGAGACGCAGCTCGCGCTCGACCTGTGCGTATTCATCAACGGCCTGCCGATTGCGACGTTTGAGCTGAAGAACAAGCTCACGAAGCAGACGGTCGCCGACGCGGTCGAACAGTACATGCGCGACCGCGACCCGAAGGAGCTGCTCTTCCAGTTCGGCCGCTGTGCGGTTCACTTCGCGGTGGACGATCACCAGGTGCGGATGTGTACGCACCTGAAGGGCAACGACTCGTGGTTTCTGCCGTTCAATCGCGGCTGGAACGACGGCGCCGGCAATCCGCCGAACCCGCATGGCCTTGCGACGGACTACCTGTGGAAGGAGATTCTGACCAAGCCGCGTCTGACTGACATCCTCGAAAACTATGCGCAGGTGGTCGAGCGCACCGACGATCGGGGGCGGAAGAAACAGACGCAGGTCTTCCCGCGTTATCACCAGCTTGATGTCGTGCGGAGGTTGCTGGCCGACGCCGGCGCAGCGGGCATCGGAAAGCGCTATTTGATTCAGCACTCCGCTGGCAGCGGCAAGAGCAACTCCATCGCGTGGCTGGCGCATCAGCTCGTCGGGCTGGAGCGCGGCAGCACGCCGATTTTCGATTCGGTCATCGTTGTGACCGATCGGCGCGTCCTGGACAAACAGATCAAGGACACCATCAAGCAGTTTGCACAGGTGTCGGCAACGGTCGGCCACGCCGAGCACTCCGGCGATCTGCGGAAGTTTCTGACGGCCGGCAAGAAAATCATCATCTCGACCGTGCAGAAGTTCCCGTTCATTCTCGAGGAAATTGGAAGCGAACACCGAGGGCGGACGTTCGCGATCATCATCGACGAGGCGCATTCCAGCCAGGGCGGACGCACCGCAGCGCAAATGAACATCGCGCTTTCGGCCGAAGGCGAGGAAGGCGAAGAAGAGACGGTCGAGGACCAGATCAACCGGATCATGGAAGCGCGGAAGATGCTCACCAACGCGAGCTACTTCGCGTTCACCGCGACGCCGAAGAACAAGACGCTGGAGATCTTCGGCGAGCCGTACCCGGAGGGCGAGAAGACCAAGCACCGGCCGTTCCACAGTTACACGATGAAACAGGCGATCCAGGAGGGGTTCATTCTAGATGTGCTGAAGAGCTACACGCCGGTCGGTAGTTACTACCGCCTCCTGAAGACAGTGCCCGACGACCCTGAGTTCGATACCACGCGAGCGAAGAAGAAGCTGCGGCACTACGTGGAATCGCATGAGCACGCGATCCGCGAGAAGGCCGAGATCATGGTCGACCATTTCCACGACCACGTGCTCGCGCGGCGCAAAGTCGGCGGGCAGGTCCGCGCAATGATCGTCACAAGTGGTATTGAACGGGCGATTCAGTACTACCACGCAGTTCGCGACTATCTGCGCGAGCGCCGTAGCCCGCACCAGGCGATCGTGGCCTTTTCCGGCGAGCACGAATATGGCGGCAAGAAGGTAACCGAAGCGTCACTGAATGGCTTCCCGAGCAGCCAGATCGAGAAGAAGTTCCCGGACGATCCGTACCGCTTTCTGATCGTCGCCGACAAGTTTCAAACCGGGTACGACGAGCCGCTGCTGCACACGATGTACGTTGACAAGCTGCTCTCTGGCATCAAGGCGGTGCAGACTCTGTCGCGGCTGAACCGCGCGCATCCCAAGAAGCACGACACCTTCGTGCTCGACTTCATGAACGACGTCGACACGATTCAGGCGGCGTTCGCCGATTACTACCGCACCACAGTGCTCAGCGAGGAAACGGACCCAAACAAGCTGCACGACCTGAAGGCCGCGCTCGACGGCTACCAAGTTTACGCATGGGAGCAGGTGGAGGAGTTTGTCGCGCTGTACGTACCCGGCGCCCCCCGCGATCGGCTGGACCCCATCCTGGATACGTGCGTGAGCCGGTATGTCGGTGACCTCGACGAGGACGGCCAGGTCGATTTCAAGGGCAAGGCAAAGGCGTTCGTGCGGACGTACGCTTTCATCGGCATGATCTTGCCGTACACGGTGCGTGAGTGGGAGAAGCTGTCGATCTTCCTGAACTTCCTGATTCCGAAGCTGCCGGCGCCGAAGGAAGAGGATCTGTCGAGGGGCATCCTCGAGGCCATCGACATGGATAGCTACCGCGTCGAGGTGAAGGCCTCGCTCACGGTGGCGCTGCCGGATGCAAACGCGGAGATTGGTCCCGTGCCGACCACCGGTGGCGGCCGCAAGCCGGAGCCCGAGCTTGATCTGCTGAGCAACATCTTGAAGTCGTTCAACGATCAGTTCGGCAATATCGACTGGAAGGACGCCGACAAGATTCGGCGGGTGATCAGCGAAGAGATTCCGGGCAAGGTCAAGGCAGACAAAGCCTATCAGAACGCGAAGAAGCAGTCGGATAAGCAAAACGCCCGCATCGAGCACGACCGTGCGCTGAAGCGTGTGATGAACGAGTTGCTCGCCGACCACACGGAGCTGTTCAAGCAGTTCAGCGACAACCCGTCGTTCCGCAAGTGGCTGGCAGACACCATTTTCAACCTAACCTTTGAGGAGGACGCCGCATGA
- the hsdS gene encoding Type-1 restriction enzyme EcoKI specificity protein, translating into MKPYPDYRDSGVPWLGTIPAHWEVKRIRRLARIGNGSTPSRGRMDFWEHGDIPWLNSSSVHQGRITKAKQFVTTVAFRECHLPMVPAGSVLVAITGQGKTRGTAAVLATDSTINQHMAFITPQKDRLFGEYLHWHLSGAYAELRAISDGAGGTKGALTCQDVKEFPIALPPFDEQRKIASYLDAHGRLVQQFIRNRRRLIGVLNERRQAVIDRLVTRGKDPGAVLRPSGIDWLGEVPAHWDVLKLKRVARIDPSRSESVHLRDSDGPAVFLPMERISTDGQIDASDRRPVSSLWQGFTYFRRNDVILAKITPCFQNGKSACLSQLPTPIGFGTTELIVLRAGSRVVPEFLRRVTCLSAFRRFGVESMTGAAGQQRVSLEFVANFSAPMPPIEEQHELVRAMSAHFANADRAIADAERGIALVREYRTRLIADVVTGKIDVRGLTSPEAVVEAEATAAEIEGTDGELGADVDEAELVEEGADAGD; encoded by the coding sequence GTGAAGCCGTATCCCGACTATCGTGACTCCGGCGTGCCGTGGTTGGGCACGATTCCGGCGCACTGGGAGGTGAAACGCATCCGTCGCCTCGCAAGAATCGGCAACGGCTCGACTCCGTCGCGTGGTCGAATGGACTTTTGGGAGCACGGTGACATTCCGTGGCTGAATAGTTCGAGTGTTCACCAGGGCCGCATTACCAAAGCCAAGCAGTTCGTTACAACAGTCGCTTTTCGTGAGTGCCACCTGCCGATGGTTCCCGCTGGCAGCGTGCTCGTAGCGATTACGGGGCAAGGCAAGACGCGCGGCACCGCGGCTGTTCTGGCGACGGATTCGACCATCAATCAACACATGGCCTTCATCACGCCGCAGAAAGACCGTCTTTTCGGCGAATATCTTCATTGGCACCTTTCAGGGGCGTATGCCGAACTGCGCGCCATCAGCGATGGTGCCGGAGGCACCAAGGGAGCGTTGACTTGCCAAGACGTCAAGGAGTTTCCCATCGCGCTTCCGCCGTTCGACGAACAGCGCAAGATTGCGAGCTATCTGGACGCGCACGGGCGGCTCGTGCAACAGTTCATCCGAAACCGCCGGCGGCTGATCGGCGTGTTGAATGAGCGAAGGCAGGCTGTCATCGACCGGCTTGTGACGCGCGGCAAGGACCCAGGCGCGGTCCTTAGGCCCTCGGGGATCGACTGGTTGGGCGAGGTACCGGCGCACTGGGACGTGCTGAAGCTCAAGCGCGTGGCGCGAATCGACCCATCGCGGTCTGAGTCGGTGCATTTGCGCGATTCCGACGGCCCCGCCGTCTTCCTGCCGATGGAACGCATCTCCACCGATGGTCAGATAGACGCGAGTGATCGACGACCGGTTAGCTCGCTCTGGCAAGGATTCACGTACTTTCGACGAAATGACGTGATTCTTGCAAAGATCACCCCGTGCTTCCAGAACGGTAAAAGCGCTTGTCTGTCCCAACTTCCCACACCGATCGGCTTTGGCACGACCGAATTGATAGTCCTGCGCGCAGGATCACGCGTCGTTCCGGAATTCCTGCGCCGAGTCACATGCCTCTCGGCATTTCGCCGATTCGGTGTCGAATCGATGACGGGAGCCGCCGGCCAACAGCGCGTCTCGCTGGAGTTTGTGGCCAACTTCTCGGCACCGATGCCTCCAATCGAGGAACAACACGAATTAGTTCGTGCCATGTCGGCGCATTTTGCCAATGCGGACCGGGCTATCGCCGACGCGGAACGAGGGATCGCTCTAGTTCGCGAGTACCGCACGCGGCTGATTGCCGACGTTGTTACCGGGAAGATCGACGTGCGTGGCCTGACGTCGCCGGAGGCCGTTGTCGAGGCGGAAGCCACGGCAGCGGAAATCGAAGGAACCGACGGGGAGCTTGGCGCGGACGTGGACGAGGCTGAGTTGGTCGAGGAGGGCGCCGATGCCGGCGACTGA
- a CDS encoding RHS Repeat protein, producing the protein MCAAYFYDGAGRLERIENSNGTKTYFYEYDAAHRLLKLRHESAAAQVLSRIEYTWNLDNTVATRTEYDATVSPATTDVTTFTYDQRHRLISENRVRNGSTAVYAIEYDYDALGNRKEKRLTLSDGLHVTDYTYDVDSDDPENELTYPTRNNRLLSYREYGPDEELQRTVYYTYYDRGACSNITIKDESSPSVRKDLGLFYNGNGTLWIALWSQWQVNEQGVPQSFEMTAAKEFRFDRPRQRYLMRDLDPNNGWAIVGSGVWTDYIGDAPHLDYTVSSGAAVTHSTAYLTGAGTAVARESFTSAVQHDPASVEFLHGDLVGSTILRTDSSGSVAQPPSAVSYTAFGEPVAGGSVGGALPSGFSRYGYAGYYGYESDSIVMQGVDTTLPALTLAHLGARWYQAGIGRFVQRDPVGLADGLNAYAYVANDPSYSVDFDGLKRYRVLTKVEHTEVRIPLYSEGQYIGTLVLSQTKKYYDIFDTHSELRFAGFVVSLIGFTGAFLSPLAGPAAPLALGLSRCISVVGIIMGGTGLAAPDVKVGTEVEVTYNTPRIE; encoded by the coding sequence GTGTGCGCCGCCTATTTCTACGACGGCGCCGGCCGGCTGGAGCGGATCGAGAACAGCAACGGCACCAAGACGTACTTCTACGAGTACGACGCGGCCCACCGGCTGCTGAAGCTCAGGCATGAATCCGCGGCCGCCCAGGTGCTTTCGCGGATCGAGTACACGTGGAATCTCGACAACACCGTCGCCACGAGAACTGAGTACGACGCGACCGTTTCGCCCGCGACGACGGACGTGACGACGTTTACCTACGACCAGCGGCATCGGCTGATCTCAGAAAACCGTGTGCGAAACGGCTCGACCGCGGTCTACGCGATCGAGTACGACTACGACGCCCTGGGCAACCGAAAGGAGAAACGCCTGACGCTGTCGGACGGCCTGCACGTGACCGACTATACTTACGATGTGGACTCCGACGACCCGGAGAACGAGCTCACGTACCCGACGCGCAACAACCGGCTGCTGTCCTATCGCGAATACGGCCCCGACGAGGAGCTGCAGCGGACCGTTTACTATACCTACTACGACCGCGGCGCTTGTTCGAACATCACGATCAAGGACGAGTCGTCGCCGAGCGTGCGGAAGGACCTCGGTCTGTTCTACAACGGCAACGGCACGCTGTGGATCGCGCTGTGGAGCCAGTGGCAGGTCAATGAGCAGGGCGTGCCCCAGTCATTCGAAATGACCGCGGCAAAGGAATTCCGCTTCGACCGCCCGCGGCAACGCTACCTGATGCGCGACCTCGACCCCAACAACGGCTGGGCCATTGTCGGCTCCGGCGTCTGGACCGACTACATTGGCGACGCGCCGCATTTGGACTACACAGTGTCGTCGGGCGCCGCGGTCACGCATTCGACTGCCTATCTGACTGGCGCCGGCACAGCGGTCGCTCGCGAGAGCTTCACGAGCGCCGTCCAGCATGATCCCGCCAGCGTCGAGTTCCTCCACGGCGACCTGGTCGGCTCGACCATACTGCGGACGGATTCGTCCGGAAGTGTGGCACAGCCGCCCTCGGCTGTGTCCTACACCGCTTTCGGCGAGCCGGTCGCCGGAGGAAGTGTCGGCGGAGCGCTCCCCAGCGGCTTTTCGCGGTACGGCTACGCGGGCTACTACGGCTACGAATCCGACTCGATCGTCATGCAAGGCGTGGACACGACTCTACCAGCACTCACGCTGGCACATCTCGGCGCGCGCTGGTACCAGGCGGGGATCGGCCGGTTTGTCCAGCGCGATCCGGTTGGATTGGCTGATGGACTGAACGCGTATGCCTACGTCGCGAACGATCCGTCGTATAGTGTGGACTTCGATGGTCTCAAGAGATACAGGGTTCTTACGAAAGTGGAGCACACTGAAGTTCGGATACCTCTGTATAGCGAGGGGCAGTACATCGGCACGCTGGTGCTCTCGCAGACGAAGAAGTACTATGACATATTCGATACGCACAGTGAACTCAGGTTCGCCGGATTTGTAGTTAGCTTGATTGGATTCACCGGGGCATTCTTGTCGCCACTCGCAGGGCCAGCAGCGCCGCTCGCCCTCGGCCTTTCTCGGTGTATTTCCGTTGTCGGTATCATAATGGGAGGTACGGGGCTTGCTGCACCAGATGTCAAGGTGGGCACTGAAGTGGAAGTCACCTACAACACCCCACGTATTGAGTGA
- a CDS encoding transcriptional regulator NrdR, translated as MSKKNAKTPPSWGRPNYGLECRECGCKEFFTLETRPIWNGRIRRRRECRHCGKRVTTLEVRVS; from the coding sequence ATGAGCAAGAAGAACGCCAAAACCCCGCCGAGCTGGGGCCGGCCCAACTACGGGCTGGAGTGTCGCGAATGCGGCTGCAAGGAGTTCTTCACTCTGGAAACGCGGCCGATCTGGAACGGCCGCATCCGCCGGCGGCGCGAATGCCGGCACTGCGGCAAACGCGTGACGACGCTCGAGGTGCGGGTGAGCTGA
- the sinR_2 gene encoding HTH-type transcriptional regulator SinR yields the protein MSQEGKSFGQVLRERRIAKGYSLRKFAEMVGVSPTYLSQVEQGKVDKPPTAERVRRMAELLGENVDELSALAGRMPADIQGIIKQQPTQMPELLREASGLTPEQLKQFIAKMRRAKEKDQ from the coding sequence ATGAGCCAGGAAGGCAAATCGTTCGGTCAGGTACTCCGGGAGCGACGGATCGCCAAGGGGTACAGTTTGCGGAAGTTCGCGGAGATGGTCGGCGTGAGCCCTACGTATCTGTCGCAGGTCGAGCAGGGCAAGGTCGACAAACCGCCGACCGCGGAGCGTGTGCGACGCATGGCAGAGCTGTTGGGCGAAAACGTCGATGAGTTGAGCGCGCTGGCGGGACGTATGCCGGCGGACATTCAGGGCATCATCAAGCAGCAACCGACGCAGATGCCTGAACTGTTGCGCGAGGCGAGCGGGCTCACGCCTGAACAGCTCAAGCAGTTCATCGCGAAAATGCGTCGTGCGAAGGAGAAGGACCAATAA
- a CDS encoding Phage terminase large subunit (GpA), with protein MAAWAAGFDGYVVDYGTEPGQKEAYFTLRELRRTLARAAPGAGPEGAIYAGLERLTAALIGRDWSSDDGAALTIDRVLIDANWGETTDLVKRFCRQCAHPGVVMPSHGRFVGASSVPFHEYTLRPGEKAGENWRIPPPKVRGIARHVAFDANYWKTMVHRRLRTALGDRGCLSLWGAQPERHRMFAEHVTAETPVRVSGRGRTVEEWKQRPGADNHLFDCLVGCTVAASMEGIALREIGDARPRKQPRSWAALQQAARRRREAPA; from the coding sequence GTGGCGGCCTGGGCCGCGGGTTTTGACGGCTATGTCGTTGATTACGGCACGGAACCGGGCCAGAAGGAAGCCTATTTCACGCTGCGCGAGCTGCGGCGGACGCTGGCGCGCGCCGCGCCCGGCGCCGGCCCGGAGGGGGCGATCTACGCCGGACTCGAACGGCTGACGGCGGCCCTGATCGGCCGCGACTGGTCGAGCGACGATGGCGCGGCGCTGACGATTGACAGAGTGCTGATCGACGCGAACTGGGGCGAGACGACCGACCTGGTGAAACGCTTCTGCCGGCAGTGCGCGCATCCGGGCGTGGTGATGCCCTCGCACGGGCGCTTTGTCGGGGCGTCGTCGGTCCCATTCCACGAATACACGCTGCGGCCGGGCGAGAAAGCGGGCGAAAACTGGCGGATTCCACCGCCCAAGGTCCGCGGAATCGCGCGGCACGTCGCCTTTGACGCGAACTACTGGAAAACGATGGTCCACCGGCGGCTGCGGACGGCGCTGGGCGACCGCGGCTGTCTGTCGTTGTGGGGAGCGCAGCCCGAGCGGCACCGCATGTTCGCCGAGCACGTGACGGCCGAGACGCCAGTGCGCGTCAGCGGCCGCGGCCGGACGGTCGAGGAATGGAAGCAGCGCCCCGGCGCCGACAATCACCTGTTCGACTGCCTGGTCGGCTGCACGGTCGCGGCGTCGATGGAGGGCATCGCGCTGCGCGAGATCGGAGACGCGCGGCCGCGGAAGCAGCCGCGAAGCTGGGCGGCGCTGCAGCAGGCCGCCCGGCGGCGCAGGGAGGCGCCGGCATGA